A single genomic interval of Gossypium raimondii isolate GPD5lz chromosome 11, ASM2569854v1, whole genome shotgun sequence harbors:
- the LOC105804020 gene encoding BTB/POZ and TAZ domain-containing protein 4: MGKMEEFITKQTCQGANKVFPAPPPIPGPATNCRRKGSLMKNGSAIRGNNCAATATRALWDRLFDGGYKTDVIIKTDNGGIICAHSNILGMASPVLRGMLKQAKGFGHRRPISIHIHGVPQDAVRAFIRFLYSSSYEKEEMKEFVLPLLVMSHTYVVPQLKRACEQQLEHGLLTIENVVDAFQLSLLCDAPRLTLITHRMIVMTCKAVRETEGWKAMKKSNPALEKELLESMMDEEHERDIMMQKEKNRKSNEQRIYLQLCEAMEALVHIFRDGCRTIGPHDKDLKEHQTPCDYGDCCKGLELLVRHFASCKLRVPGGCIHCKRMWQLLELHSRLCTDSNSCRVPLCRNLKEKIRKQSKKDEIKWKILVKRILRTKRIGGAPIFVSSNSNSSP, translated from the exons ATGGGGAAGATGGAAGAATTTATTACAAAGCAAACTTGTCAAGGTGCCAATAAGGTTTTTCCAGCGCCCCCTCCAATACCTGGTCCAGCTACAAATTGTAGGCGGAAGGGGTCACTAATGAAGAATGGGTCAGCCATAAGAGGAAACAATTGTGCGGCGACAGCAACCAGGGCTTTGTGGGATAGGCTCTTTGATGGAGGCTATAAAACTGATGTTATCATTAAAACTGATAATGGTGGCATCATCTGTGCGCATTCTAATATTCTT GGCATGGCTTCTCCTGTACTAAGAGGCATGTTGAAACAAGCAAAAGGATTTGGTCACAGAAGACCAATTTCAATCCATATCCATGGTGTTCCACAAGATGCAGTTCGGGCTTTCATTCGATTCTTGTACTCTTCCAG TTAtgagaaagaagaaatgaaggaatttgtgTTGCCATTGTTGGTGATGTCACACACATATGTTGTTCCTCAGCTGAAGCGAGCTTGTGAACAGCAACTTGAGCATGGCTTGCTTACTATAGAAAATGTAGTTGATGCCTTCCAGCTTTCGTTACTGTGTGATGCGCCTCGACTAACGCTGATCACTCACCGTATGATCGTAATGACCTGCAAGGCAGTTCGCGAAACTGAAGGGTGGAAAGCAATGAAGAAGAGCAATCCAGCACTTGAAAAAGAACTTCTTGAATCCATGATGGATGAAGAACATGAGAGGGATATCATG ATGCAAAAGGAGAAAAACAGGAAATCAAATGAGCAGAGGATCTACCTTCAATTATGTGAAGCAATGGAGGCTCTTGTTCACATATTCAGAGATGGTTGCAGGACAATTGGACCACATGATAAGGATTTGAAAGAACACCAAACACCCTGCGATTATGGAGACTGTTGCAAAGGGTTAGAATTGCTTGTTCGCCATTTTGCTAGTTGCAAGTTGAGAGTTCCTGGCGGCTGTATTCATTGCAAAAGAATGTGGCAGCTACTGGAGTTACATTCCCGTCTCTGCACTGATTCAAATTCGTGCCGAGTTCCTTTGTGCAG GAACCTCAAGGAGAAGATCAGGAAACAAAGCAAGAAGGACGAAATCAAGTGGAAAATACTTGTGAAAAGGATAttaagaacaaagagaattggaggTGCACCAATTTTTGTGTCCTCTAATTCCAACTCTTCACCATAA